From Mus musculus strain C57BL/6J chromosome 8, GRCm38.p6 C57BL/6J, a single genomic window includes:
- the Zfp882 gene encoding zinc finger protein 882: MESVSFEDVAVNFTAEEWALLNSSQKRLHRDVMQETFRNLAAIAKKQEDWILEDGSKNLRKIPPISVQTDYKLCESQECTEKPGTCKKCGKFFSSPQSFLEHMKTHNEEKTYKYKQTEDSFSRHSFVQGHERMHATEQPCVLKQSGKDSLTLAGIQQHIITHNGDEPYICKVCGKAFYSSSSFLTHKRTHTREQLYICKQCGKTFTYSSGLRRHERTHSGEKPYECKQFLKVFPSLRKVESHEQTHNGIKYICNQCGIAFSDHCSLQCHEKIHSLEKPYVYKQCGKTFTCSSALRRHERIHTGVKPYECKVCGKAFIDCSSLQCHERIHSGEKPYVCKLCGKAFSRQGSLKCHERIHSGEKPYACKQCGKAFMHHNALRYHEQIHRGEKAYGCKQCGKAFVLSSALKKHERIHSGLKPCLCRVCGKAFTFHSSLHCHERTHTGEKPYVCKQCGKAFMYHSSLRCHENIHSAEKPYVCKLCGTAFTYHSSLQRHERIHRGEKPYVCKFCAKAFTDHSSLRCHERIHTGEKPYVCKQCGKSYSTHGSLRYHEKVHCV; encoded by the exons GAGTCTGTATCTTTTGAGGATGTGGCTGTGAACTTCACTGCGGAGGAGTGGGCTTTGCTGAATTCTTCCCAAAAGAGGCTACACAGAGATGTGATGCAGGAAACCTTCAGGAATTTGGCTGCCATAG CAAAAAAGCAAGAAGACTGGATCCTTGAAGATGGCtctaaaaatttaagaaaaattccTCCCATTTCAGTTCAGACTGACTATAAACTATGTGAGAGTCAAGAATGCACAGAGAAACCAGGCACATGTAAGAAGTGCGGGAAATTCTTTAGTTCTCCCCAAAGTTTTCTGGAACATATGAAGACTCACAATGAAGAGAAAACTTAcaaatataagcaaactgaagacAGTTTTAGCAGACACAGTTTTGTTCAGGGGCATGAAAGAATGCATGCTACGGAACAGCCCTGTGTTTTAAAACAAAGTGGGAAAGACTCTTTGACTCTTGCTGGTATTCAACAGCACATAATAACACATAATGGAGATGAGCCATATATATGTAAAgtatgtggtaaagccttttacTCTTCCAGTTCTTTCTTGacacataaaagaactcacaccaGAGAACAGCTTTATATATGTAAGCAATGTGGCAAAACCTTCACTTATTCCAGTGGCCTTCGTCGCCATGAAAGGACCcatagtggagagaaaccctatgaatgcaaGCAGTTTCTGAAAGTCTTTCCTTCTTTGAGGAAGGTTGAAAGTCATGAACAAACTCACAATGGAATAAAATACATATGTAATCAGTGTGGGATAGCCTTCAGTGATCACTGTTCCCTTCAGTGCCATGAAAAGATTCATAGTTTAGAGAAACCCTATGTATACAAGCAATGTGGGAAGACATTCACTTGTTCTAGTGCCTTGCGAAGACATGAACGAATTCATACTGGAGTGAAACCCTATGAATGCAAGgtatgtgggaaagccttcattGATTGCAGTTCTCTTCAGTGTCATGAAAGGAttcatagtggagagaaaccttatgtatGTAAGCTGTGTGGGAAAGCGTTCAGTCGTCAGGGCTCTCTGAAGTGTCATGAAAGAATTCAcagtggagagaaaccctatgcatgtaagcagtgtgggaaagccttcatgCATCACAATGCTCTTCGATACCATGAACAGATTCACAGGGGAGAGAAGGCCTATGGCTGTAagcagtgtgggaaagcctttgtgTTGAGCAGCGCACTGAAAAAACACGAGCGGATACATAGTGGATTGAAACCTTGTCTATGCAGGgtgtgtgggaaagccttcacgTTTCACAGTTCCCTTCATTGCCATGAAAGGACTCATACTGGGGAGAAACCCTATGTGTGTAagcagtgtgggaaagcctttatgTATCACAGTTCTCTCCGTTGCCATGAAAATATACACAGTGCAGAGAAACCCTATGTGTGTAAGCTGTGTGGGACCGCCTTCACTTATCACAGTTCTCTTCAACGCCATGAAAGAATCCACAGAGGAGAGAAACCATATGTATGTAAATTCTGTGCAAAAGCCTTCACTGATCACAGTTCCCTACGATGCCATGAaagaattcacactggagagaaaccgtaTGTATGTAAACAATGTGGGAAATCCTACAGTACTCATGGTTCCCTTAGATACCATGAAAAAGTGCACTGTGTGTAA